A genomic segment from bacterium encodes:
- a CDS encoding zinc-ribbon domain-containing protein, which produces MLVCPKCGYKNSDDALYCNLCNKIFRKEKKENLQEEKINSINDLPENIKNLLLQQKMEIMDKGKEEFLWTTANVKKGCFLVAIIVIGFFALILLRFIFPLFMKP; this is translated from the coding sequence ATGTTAGTATGTCCTAAATGTGGTTATAAAAATTCAGATGATGCGTTATATTGCAATTTATGCAACAAAATCTTTCGTAAGGAAAAGAAAGAGAACCTTCAAGAAGAGAAAATAAATTCTATAAATGACCTACCCGAAAATATTAAAAATTTACTTCTTCAGCAAAAAATGGAAATTATGGATAAAGGGAAAGAGGAATTTTTATGGACAACGGCGAATGTAAAAAAGGGATGTTTTTTAGTTGCTATCATTGTGATAGGTTTTTTTGCCTTAATTTTATTACGCTTTATTTTCCCCTTATTTATGAAACCATAG